The stretch of DNA TACTCCGACGGCGAAGACGGCAAAATCCAGACTCCATCGCGTTCCCGGGGCGAGGGTCGGCTTCGCACCGAACGATGACTCCACGAGTGCCCAGCCAACCTCGATCGCCGTCACCGGCGCCGCAGAGGCGCACTCGGCGACACGGTGCCAAAGAACGGCGATGCGTTCACCATCGTGCGCTTCGACGTAGTCGCCAAAGCAATCGTTGAAAGCGTCCCAATTCTTCCCGTAG from Acidimicrobiales bacterium encodes:
- a CDS encoding barstar family protein; amino-acid sequence: MSHFQVVELDGAKMTSRASAHAELARAFDFPDYYGKNWDAFNDCFGDYVEAHDGERIAVLWHRVAECASAAPVTAIEVGWALVESSFGAKPTLAPGTRWSLDFAVFAVGVGDEFDRP